In Populus alba chromosome 9, ASM523922v2, whole genome shotgun sequence, a genomic segment contains:
- the LOC118059061 gene encoding pathogenesis-related leaf protein 6: protein MAMSKILPLLVCLVSLALVHPSHAQNSPQDYLNAHNAARSQVTVANIIWDNTVAAYALNYSNSRISNCNLVHSNGPYGENLAKGSGSFTGTASVNLWVAEKPYYDYASNSCVGGECLHYTQVVWRNSVRVGCARVQCTNGWWFVSCNYDPPGNYIEERPY, encoded by the coding sequence TCGTGAGCTTAGCCCTTGTGCATCCTTCCCACGCCCAAAACTCACCACAAGACTACCTCAACGCTCACAATGCAGCTCGCTCACAGGTGACTGTAGCAAATATTATATGGGACAACACGGTAGCAGCCTATGCTCTAAACTATTCCAATTCCAGGATCAGCAATTGCAACCTCGTGCATTCTAACGGCCCTTATGGTGAGAACCTAGCCAAGGGAAGTGGCTCTTTCACAGGTACTGCATCAGTGAACTTGTGGGTGGCAGAGAAGCCTTACTATGACTATGCATCCAATTCTTGTGTTGGAGGGGAATGCTTGCACTACACTCAAGTCGTTTGGCGCAATTCAGTTCGTGTAGGGTGTGCCAGGGTCCAATGCACCAATGGCTGGTGGTTTGTTTCTTGTAACTATGATCCCCCAGGCAACTATATTGAGGAACGCCCTTACTAA